The genomic stretch AAAGAGAAGGAATGTTGAAAAATTGGAGAGTTGTAAGTGAGAAAGCTTAAAGATATTGGAGAATTGAATTATTCTTGGTGAaagatttcttgtatttcttcaagaattgatgataatttttttggtaaaagAAATTCTATAcatcaaaagaattttattctcttcttctatttcctttaaattctatatttatgttcttttattttgttatgaattttttcatttgtaatatgaactaaatTCTATAATTAGGACATTTTGATGtaacttaaatatgataatttggtttttatggattgattttttttatttatgcaagtgtttattattgtgcttaatgctatcaaatacttcatcaatatttgattgatatgttgatatagatttagactaaaagaaaaaatctataacttgatctaaataataaaaatcacagaaaTATAAttagaatagaaataaaaatttgacttatatgattaattatctttacataaataattaaatttagatcatcaactatttaaattaaattagattatttgGATGAAATTGAAATACCCTAATGctttttaaaacttaaacttcttcatatttattttatgtgttattattttattttattttcttaaattaatttattatttaaataacatttaatttaatataattttaataattatcaatcGATTCTCGTGAAAACAATACTTTTACTCACTATTTATCACATGTGCAATCCATACACTTGTCAAAAGTCACTATCAATAAGTAAAGCTCCTTGTCGTCAATTGATTGATGTAACATCTCTATAGATATGGATAATGCTATACGGACGAACGGCTGGACGCACGGCTTGACAAACCCAATAAAATTACTATATTAACCCTTAATTTAAAAGACATTTTCACCCTCACCTCTTACCCTCTCTCAAAACCACCCTTGCACGCCCACTTCTTAGACTCTCACCTTTCGGTCTCTCTTTCACTTTCATTATCTCTCTCTGTCTTTCAAAACCACCCTCTCAAACCCACTGTATCTCTCccccaccctctctctctcaaacctacCTTGTATCTCTCCCTCACTctttctctcaaacccacccccGCAGGTTGCTATGTTCGCCCTCCACATCTCTCTCGCATTGCCGTCGCGGTCACCCCTCCACTGCTGCTCGCACCGTAGTCGCCCAAGGATGGCGCCACCGTCGTCTCCTGCCGTCTCCCCGCCAACACCGTGAGCACCGCCCACTGTCGGCCCCCTCGCTTGCACAGCCATCTCCCCCCGCCAACAGCATGAGCACCGCCCACTgtccttgaaatttttttcaaacttttgtaattaattttatattgtaaaatttatgtaatataattaatttttcatgctGAGATTGTCCAATTCCAATCCCCCTAACCCAAAGAAATCATTCTAATCCGTTACTTACTATCGTGCATAATCATAAAAACAAATCTAACACTTATCAGCATCTTCTTGCTTCAGTAATGCCTCAACTATAATCAACTTTAGTTGTTTTTCACATTCAGCTTACCTTGAGCCAATGCAGGCAAGcaaaaaattttacaacatcTTTATGGACTAAAATACAGGGAGAAGGAAGCTCCACTTTGTGAGGATCAAAAAAAAGGTTTTCCTTACATGTAACCTTTATTTACCATCGTGTTGCAAATAAGCCATTTAGCCAACTCAAATCtgttactaaatttttttaaataaaatcagtTTCAAACTTTGTTTCATACCTGAAACTTCATAGTCTATAAATGTGATGAAACACACCGGAAGCTTTGCTTTTATCCCAATAGTCTTAATCAGTTCATTCTTTCATTTGTCTTGACACCCTTGAATTTGATTGTTTATCCACATGCCAATAAAAATCAAGGATTTTGTTGACTTGATCCAggaattattatttgattagttCGCTGctgtttttaaaagaaatttcaacaaaatataaatcacAACTCTGAAACTCTGCTGCCTCAATAGAAATGGCAAGGATTTATGATGTATGAACTAAGACAACAGTTTATGAAGATGTAAACAAAACCATATATAAACACATGTACACTACCAGTTTGTCTTGTAGTGCCAACTTCATACACAAAACAATCTACCCTCCAGAATCTAAGAGCCAGAACCTcacacaatcaaataaaaaaacatattctgaattttttatttttacaactaaatcatcatcagcagcagcagcagcacatCAAAAAAACATCATCCGAGCAGCGATGAGGGGCTGGCGGTGCCCGTTCAAACGGCGTTGTGGTGAGTGCGTGCAGGCAGTTACTTGTGGAGGAGAGAGGGGCGACGACAGGTAGGGGCAAGACGGTGCGACCAGCAGAGCGCGGGGCGACGGAGGACGGTGCTCGCGGCGGGGAGGCAACAACAGACCATGCTTGACTGGATGGGAGGCGACGACGGTGCTCGTCGCTGTGGCGGGGCAAGGGTGGGACGACGGCGGACGCTGCAACCAAGGGGGTGGGGGTTTGAAAGAGATTGAGTTTGAGGGGGGCTggttttgagagaaaaagagtGGGGGAGAGACACGGTGAGAGGATGGTtttgaaagagaagagagagagagagagcgtggGTTTGAAAATAAGCTTGAAAATGGGCGGGCAACTGTAAaacaactcaaaattgaaaccaGGTTATCACGAGATTTTGACACTAAAATCTCACGATAATTTGGGTTTGTCAATTCGTGCGTCGTCGCGTTCGTCCACTAACTTGTCGGCCAATAATGCCCTTAAACAGCAAGTTATTTTGAGGTGTATAAATAGGAATGAAATGAGCCCACAAGTTCAATATCCAGCTTCTCGTCTTCACTAAACTACTGCCATGAAGGTACGTAATACGGTACCTTTTGGTGCACTCATTCAAGTTTCCTTCATCTCTTGTTCATCTGTTTCCATGCATATTTACATTACTGCAGGTAACAGGGTTGAAGGTCTGCATCTCCTGCGAGAAATGCAAGACTCAGATACTGAAAGCAGTCACAAAACTTGAAGGTATTATCAggttcatcatcttcattcaaATTTGATTCTGAACAATacacttttgattattttaagaCAAATTTATAAGCACATGCTGAACAGGTATTGTAGAAGTATCTGTGGATGAACAGAAGGGGATACTGAAGGTGGTTGGGGACGTTGATCCAATTCAAGTAGCAAAGCAAGTGAGGAAGACTGGGAAGACCGCAGTTTTCGGCAGTGTTAGTGAACCAAAGCCTGCAAATCCTTCTCCAGAGAAGCCTAAGCCTGCAAATCCTCCTCCAGCTCCTCTGCCTTCTTGTTGCAGTGCCTGCTGCCGCCTTGTCGAGGTGCGCTATGAGCCTTATGGTGGCACCAACTGCTCCATTATAATATTTGATacctaatatacaaaaatatcaaGATTTCGTATCTCATCTAGTTGTCGAGGTAGCACCATATGTATTAAGCCtttttataaaatatcttttatgtaccttggttaaaaaataaaaattaactacgttaataaaatttaatccaataacctctaaacagtaattgattttttaaacaactttaCTGTTACACAAAGtctcattttaattaaaactttactttaaaaaaaataaaaaaataaactgttACTCCCAACTGCCTTCTAAGaactttcatttaaaatttttgatttttaattttaaacaaaggCTTTTTGTATGGTAGGAAGTTGTGTGGAATGATGGCCTCTGCCAAACCTCCATTCACGTCTTCAACAACGTCCATTCACGTCttcattatgaaattaattgattaattaatatccCCATCTAGGGTAgctaataacattaaattattaatgatcTGATTGATGAGGTGAAAAATTTACCACTTAACCTCAATTTTAGACAATTGTTTATTATTATAGACAACTGTTATGTTGCCCATCGTCGGACAACTGAGGGTGGACAACTGAGAGAGAGGAGAGTGGCCCCATGCATGTGGCACACGTCATGATTGCCCGACGATGAACAACATAACAGTGCcctattatattttatcataaattattaacatgACAGTCAATTAGGTTAAATGATTTAATTgatgaaataacaaaatttacataattttgattgTTAAGTAAAAATTTTCTCGTCGATCCATCTAATAGATCTTTAGatatatcaataataaataataatttaaaactgaaaccaaataaaaaaaaaaagggttgaaTACcctaatcaataaaattaagaattaagtctcaaaattaaaaattaggtgAGAATTAAGTATTTTGTAATCTTACTATTGCTAGTAAGAACAAAAGGCCAGGTGCAAAACGTGTTATTGTAGGTCTCTTTCATTGGCGCAGGCCAGGTACTATTGCTAACTTGTGGGCCAATAATAATGCCCTTTCACTAGCTTTTCTGACATTTCTTACCATATGGGGTCTAAGCTCACATGGAGTCACCTTCACATAGCCTAGCTTTTCTGACATTTCTTACCATATGGGGTCTAAGCTCACATGGAGTCACCTTCACATAGTCAAGGTCTTCCAATAACCCTTAATTAAAGAGCAAGTTATCTTGAGGTGTACAAATAGGAATGAAATGAACCCACAAGTTCAATATCCAGATTCTTGCCTCAAACTACTGCCATGAAGGTAATACGGTAATAATACTTCACCTTTTGGTGCACTCATTGAAGTTTCCTTCATCTCTTGTTCATCTGTTTCCATGCATATTTACATTACTCCAGATAATAGAATTGAAGGTCTGCATCGCCTGCCAGAAATGCAAGACTCAGATACTGAAAGCAGTCGCAAAACTTGAAGGTATTATCAggttcatcatcttcattcaaATTTGATTCTGAACAATacacttttgattattttaagaCAAATTTATAAGCACATGCTGAACAGGTATTGTAGAAGTATCTGTGGATGAACAGAAGGGGACACTGATCCAATTATCAGGTTGGGGACGTTGATCCAATTCAAGTAGCAAAGCAAGTGAGGAAGACTGGGAAGACCGCAGTTTTCGGCAGTGTTTAGCGAATCAAAGCCAAAGCCGGAGCCTGCAAATCCTCCCAAGAAGAATCCTCCAGAGAAGAAGCAGCCTGAGCCTGGAAATCCTCCTCCAGCTCCTCTGCCTCCTTATTGCAGTCCCTGCCACCTTGTCGAGGTGCGCTATGAGCCATATGGTGGCCCCTACTGCTCCGTTCTGTGAGAGAAAGCCATGCAACTGCTAGCAGGATCTGTTGATTCGGCCAAGAGATTCCATGCTAGATCTTCTGCAAACAGTTAATTTATCATCATTCTGTAGAACTAAATAAGATGGCACCTAGCTGCTTGTGAGTTCAGTTGAGAAGAGAAAATTGGTAATTGTTGAAACactggaatttttttttgggctgtaattgaaaaatttgtaattaaaaataaatttataatcttaaaatCAATGAgatattcaagaaaaaatgacaaaaattgagaaaagaaattagaaacaATGGAGAGAGAGAACGTAAAAATTGAGAAGACAAAATGTTGTAAATTGATTGTTGGACTAGGtgtttgtaaaaatttaaattgaaagttaaattttattttgggctcaattttttaataaaatatttattattaaaaagaaaataataaaaatatataaaattataaaattttgagaccTTCCTAATTGCAGGGCCTTAGGTGACCGCTTAGATGACTTCATGGTCGAGGTGGCTCTACTTTCGGCGTTCCCCTTCTGttcatcaacatatacttcTACAATACCTGTTCAGCCTGTGCTAATGAAAAGTATTGTTCAGAATCAAATttgaatgaagatgatgaagctGATACCTTCAAGTTTCGTGACTGCTTTCAGTATCTGAGTCTTGCATTTCTTGCAGGAGATGCTGACCTTCAACTCTGTTATCTGCAGTAATATAATTATGCATGGAAACAGATGAACAAGAGATGAAGGAAACTTCAATGAGTGCACCAAAAGGTGAAGTATTATTACCGTATTACCTTCATGGCAGTAGTTTGAGGCAAGAAGCTGGTGAGGCTGAAATTCTGGAAGAACATGTAGCTGATATTCAGGCATTAATGCCACAGCTCCGGCGTTCTGACTACTACACAGTGTTGGAGAGACGAAATAGAGGAGGAAGTTCTGTAAATTTTCAGAACCCTCTAACGATTGTGATTGATTCTGAGTAATATTTATAGGACTACAAAAGTGACTCTTGAATATTCACCACATAATTAGTAGCAAACTATACATACCAATATAGACTACTAAATACCgattattaaatataactaaTACAAGTTTACCTTCTCAACACCCCCTCTTAAACTTGTAATTTAGCCTTTAACAACTCCAAGAACAACTCTCAATTTGCAGAAATCTTCAAACTTTAGAGCTTTAGTAAATATGTCAGCAACTTGGTCTTTAGATGTTACATGCTTGAGCTGAATCTCCTTTTACTGCACACATTTCACACTGAATTTACACAACTTGGTATCAATTGCATGACTTTCTGTCACAGAATGGCACAAGAAAGACCACCATTGTGGTCGATGGCAATGGCGACAAGCTGACATTCTGTGCAATGGCAGTAGGAAGGAAGAGGCTTTGGAGATTTGGGTTTTGGATCTGGTTTCGGTGGACCAACACTGATGATCTCTGCTGCCTTTCCAGTCTTCCTCACTTGCGTTGTCAATTTAACTGCATCAACTTTCCCCACCACTGTAAGCGTCTCCTTGTCACCATCCACCGATACTTGTTCAATACCTGCATTCAATCAAAATCTTAGACTATCTTGTCTTAATAATCATTTCTACAAGTTGTTTCtgaaataaatcatataaatagTATGAGTTGAAGGTCGAAGCTGATACCTGCAAGTTCTGCCACTGCCTTCAGCAACTGAGTTTTTGTTgagatttgtgatatttttctttaattaaagttggtttaattttctgtttttcatttgAGTCTCCACcgttatatttttcatttctaacCGAAGTTTGGCATTCAAAATTGGAATGCAAAACATCCCacatttaaagttttatttatagcttttcagtttttatttgaTAGATGTTACGTATTTAAGTTCTATATAAATAGGActtcatttttgtcttttgtaaaaatgtgaaatttaacatgagttttcaatttaataagaaaaagttaTCTTTATTCAagttcttgttttcttcttctcacattttctttttatttttgtctctttGTTTAACATAACATTGAGACTTTACTATTGCTTCTGCAATACCttccattattatttttttcaacagtggtatcaaagtCTTAGATTTAAAGGGTTCTGATTTtgtttgagagaaagagaattcCAATTTTATACTTTACAACATGTCTTCTAATTTGGTGcttccacccccccccccccccccaatttaaTGGCAACAACTACCAATTTTGGGTTGTTAAAATGCGATCTTATCTCACAACACTTGGCCTTTGGGATTTTGTTTTGAATGATGTTGATCCTCCAGCATTGGGAGCAAATCCAACCTTGAATCAAATAAGACAACATGAGGAGAAGGCTTTATCTTGTATTCATGTTGTTTTATCAAATCCTATTTTTGCTAGGATTATTGAGTTTGACACGGCCAAGAAAGATTGGAATAATTTGAAAGATGAGCTTGAAGAAAGCACAAGGGTGAAGACTGTTAAATTCATAACTCTCAAAAGAGAGTTTGAGAGCTGAAGATGAATGATTCAGACTCTAGGAAGGAGTACACTACCAAAGTGATGACTATTGTGAACCAAATTAGATTAGCTAGTGAACCTTTTCCAAATCAAAGGGTTGTTGAAAAAATAATAGTGTTTTCGAagatcattataaaaaaattagcatttagCAGTAATTTTTTCTACATTTTGCGTCAATTTTAACTGTCACAAAGTGATTTAGTGGTAATTTTGAAAACCATCACAAATATAGCCGCCATGAAATAATAGATTTTGCGAtggtttttaaaacatttagcGACAGTATCAGAATCATCACTAAAAAATGCTAAAATCACTCAAATAATTGAACTTTAGCAAAACTATCATTGTTTCCCCTGCACGTGCATGCTCGCTTGGCTGCATATCCGCTCACCACCTACAATGCTGAAAGCTTATTCCAATTGACTTCCCTCTTCCTCGGTTTTGAACCTGGGACCTTCCGTACACGAATGAGCACACGAAGCCATCCGATTTGCGAAGCCTCCTTGTTATATACtcgcgcatattaattatatgctAATCCAACTAtcattttttagaattatattttattttttaatataaattaaaaaataaattaatagattaaattaaaaacatatttttttaaagaataatggaataaattaaaaataaattaattgaattaaattaaataaattaattgagtaaaaaataaaaagaagagttcgcatatttttttaaattttcttcttataaattatcaaaaatatatatatatattttaatgggaatattagtttattttctaaaattttgcgacgattttgaaaaactggctcaaatattaatttaatttaattttttaattattaaattattttctatttttttttggcaattttacaagaatcaccacaaaatttaatttttaaataaatttagtgacggttcTTCAAAACtaccgcaaaattcattaaataaattttttaatgaattttgtggcattttttcaaaattgctgcaaatgtttatttaattttttttctaaattattttctaaattttgtggtgatttttaaaaaatgcagcaaaatttaatttttattttttaattattaaattattttctaaatttaatagcaatttttcaaaaaccgctgtaaaatttaattttaaaatttaaaatttttaaattttgccacaattttttaaaaccgctgcaaaataccatgttttgcggcgatttttacaACTGcgacaaaaaatcatttttttttgtagtggatcTTAACCATAGAGAAGTCTTATGACTTGAGTACTCTTCCTATAACAGTAACTGAGCAAATTATAAGCCCAAGAGCAAAGGGATGCAATCCGTGATGAGGAGCATGTTAAAGGTGTCTTTAATGCCAAATTCAAAGGCAAGAAACCTATTGCAAGGGATGATAGAAAGGTAATCGAAAATCAAGAGAGTAAGGGAAAAGGAGGAGCATCAAGGAGTGGAAAATTTCCTCCTTGCCATTTTTGCAAATTAAAAGACCAACCATGCAGAGAAAAAATGCTGATCCAAAAACAAGTCTACCATTGTGATTATTGTGAGAATGATGGTCATATTGAAAGGTTTTATTGTGCCAAGTAAAACCAAACACCCTAATAGCCCCCGCAATAAGCAAATCGT from Diospyros lotus cultivar Yz01 chromosome 9, ASM1463336v1, whole genome shotgun sequence encodes the following:
- the LOC127810087 gene encoding heavy metal-associated isoprenylated plant protein 2-like — encoded protein: MKVTELKVCISCEKCKTQILKAVTKLEGIVEVSVDEQKGILKVVGDVDPIQVAKQVRKTGKTAVFGSVSEPKPANPSPEKPKPANPPPAPLPSCCSACCRLVEIIELKVCIACQKCKTQILKAVAKLEGIVEVSVDEQKGTLIQLSGWGR
- the LOC127810085 gene encoding uncharacterized protein LOC127810085; protein product: METDEQEMKETSMSAPKGEVLLPYYLHGSSLRQEAGEAEILEEHVADIQALMPQLRRSDYYTVLERRNRGGSSNGTRKTTIVVDGNGDKLTFCAMAVGRKRLWRFGFWIWFRWTNTDDLCCLSSLPHLRCQFNCINFPHHCKRLLVTIHRYLFNTCIQSKS